A window from Toxoplasma gondii ME49 chromosome IX, whole genome shotgun sequence encodes these proteins:
- a CDS encoding hypothetical protein (encoded by transcript TGME49_265790~Predicted trans-membrane domain (TMHMM2.0):20-43:65-88:146-169:173-196:216-239) has protein sequence MGYGQKKKRRQQEEIPEQTSSIWYMLCICVLAGAGLSVVSMILSNWREAAAIQYRYMFRSKERMVSISETYYGLYNIVYDGGGAYISWTQRVSDVTTRGNAAIQIGQQSTQSNAQFQAWASQCPPQCQDAISTRISCYKRISTISTILLGALSVGGALGLIGVGWFFMFGKLAYLQMGCWFLAGAVCYGCLGYWIWETDTCWRMITAGQQLPYPAVGLPWYLTLISSGLYVVAGVGSFFAEMIDSYNEKKLKDQAQMRLMMEAGDAFDGFFGPNVPPGMGPQQMVGSPRPPSMMMPAGVAMMGPPGVRGPRGSGIGPAGLGMMGPPGGPGMPPGMMPPGMPPPGMSMGMRPPGVSPSPSFGPASGFGPRPSFGPRPSMGGWRG, from the coding sequence ATGGGGTACGgtcagaagaagaagcgacgtcAACAGGAAGAGATTCCTGAGCAGACTTCGTCGATATGGTACATGTTGTGCATTTGCGTGCTGGCGGGAGCCGGGCTTTCCGTAGTCAGCATGATTTTGAGCAATTGGCGTGAAGCGGCAGCCATTCAGTACCGCTATATGTTTCGTAGCAAAGAGCGGATGGTGTCGATTAGCGAGACGTACTACGGCTTGTACAACATCGTCTACGACGGGGGCGGAGCGTACATCAGTTGGACGCAGCGCGTCTCAGACGTGACAACCCGCGGCAATGCAGCCATTCAGATAGGACAGCAGTCCACGCAGTCGAATGCGCAGTTTCAGGCGTGGGCCTCGCAGTGCCCACCTCAGTGTCAGGACGCGATCAGCACGCGCATTTCGTGTTACAAGCGCATCAGCACAATTTCCACGATTCTCCTCGGCGCGCTCTCAGTGGGCGGCGCGCTCGGCCTCATCGGCGTCGGCTGGTTTTTCATGTTTGGAAAGCTAGCTTACCTTCAGATGGGCTGTTGGTTCTTGGCTGGAGCCGTCTGCTACGGGTGTCTCGGTTACTGGATTTGGGAGACGGACACTTGCTGGCGCATGATTACCGCGGGGCAGCAACTCCCGTACCCTGCAGTCGGGCTGCCCTGGTACCTCACACTCATCAGCAGCGGCCTGTACGTCGTGGCCGGCGTCGGCTCGTTCTTCGCGGAAATGATTGACTCGTacaacgagaagaaactcaAGGACCAGGCGCAAATGCGACTCATGATGGAGGCCGGAGACGCCTTCGACGGATTCTTTGGGCCGAATGTGCCGCCGGGCATGGGGCCCCAACAAATGGTGGGAAGCCCCAGGCCGCCCTCGATGATGATGCCGGCAGGCGTCGCCATGATGGGGCCGCCAGGGGTACGCGGACCGAGAGGCTCGGGAATAGGTCCTGCGGGTTTAGGCATGATGGGTCCACCTGGAGGACCTGGAATGCCTCCTGGAATGATGCCTCCTGGCATGCCGCCGCCAGGAATGTCGATGGGTATGCGACCCCCTGGAGTTTCGCCGTCCCCGAGCTTCGGACCTGCCTCCGGTTTCGGACCTCGGCCCTCGTTCGGACCCCGCCCAAGCATGGGAGGCTGGCGCGGatga
- a CDS encoding flagellar/basal body protein (encoded by transcript TGME49_265780): MPAFFREAKLHHFGSAVCSCSRSLLVSAGGSSELLKLTGASRPQTHVVGVGKGAPSLVAADEQFRRDGGANKGDNGEEAREKGTFGRQVASRRLPWTTMAEVTRHRDSRGETDGDVVSTPSPSQVLRESRSAIKREASFALGASPLSLSTVKSVSFLRPPCSPSSPSPASSNVRLQDGVAAVVPEACPSASLRAGSGPPGKCAGVCSPDAVSSSSPLCENSEPSSSVLTNGSLGILVQATGYRYLLGGTLVYHDESHTLLRPSKRHVSSPDAVLSPPLSRLEATSAASPPCSAAPLPPDKALQDSDFARVPQEARDETLASFWGKGRPARPAGCCCCRGCPRLASRKLSRAACSRERSSPDVYNQRAGGTPPRTDVSPSVVSPQSEGDAFRTSPGAPGAPDSTGCGQQSVEPRLRGQEGKLGRKLSAKRAKDASSATERWGKSPSACRCCAHAAALESRYGRQGPAAGLHLGVPAELASSGVCAGTRGSGSASRLPRRRGSPERRCCLCCYTSSATREFVSLLPLEARPRDPRDLPLGLPKHAEPWRISHVSQVEHEGLGTRRNLAFSPGTRTPDVVVPPDSLVFDSRFESGNLKLAVQSSSRKEEYLLLLRPDAHTGQVKTSWFFFSASMQPHHNERLPFTVTFKIANLVKSESLFAHGMRPLTFSVAEQRETGAAVWRRSSETVKYYRNRYPRSADIACLNSALAPLCPGRGACAACPSSCGDGSGVGTALAARRDSAASRALSPQLCGGPQGDASATANNANNRYSTLEIAFTFRRPNDTVYFASGCTYTYSHLLDVLHCIESHPAAAKLCSQDALCATPGGLVCPVLCITNPLPDFSFPSSSPSSLASSSSSPSSSPSTSASSSLSFIPCSSSFPSSAFASASPSSSSLAPDARCRGSLSPRGRLSGSASASPRVSSLLPNSVATDRGACSARKRWKPLDACKVPLSFDSRNPGLEYAVAAALLDPPCPSCSRRGDRDSLQTGSNQRAHAFASEEVASSSEEREGEEKKGEIEETTRERGETGERGERRERGERGETGREAHETHAPTEAEALPYSRCSLLTRFSPSPPPLHALQRSAGVCSSSTSAKQPFLRFPSQTLGARGYDMCSLCRAKEEGRAAPASPRLEVTTGSSEAAKDDPNAWGGEEEAGEEKQRAASLSPPAGRQQQLPNGDRKAEANGRAATTPRPLRCIDSGRVGEEGGRNLGTPAEGPDGRFHDLAGERGEAATVGMEGEEGEAARGTDWRGQDADTIWGRCVGRRRREETHQHSEGEGNAAGDSFTSIHVSRKARSASSLPYHFPSISASSSSYQYSASNPPHLSPLKRRASSSPNVSACLPSSSSPSSSSSSPPSSWSFSASSRLPVRRSGRSSDWSCTSRGGSSEKYSVSAFSLRMRSCRSCRRPLVSPWERPVLFISARVHPGESSASWVLQGLLAFLLAPAEPRASLLRETFRIFVVPMLNVDGVVRGNSRCALCGQDLNRVWREPDRRFHPSIFCAKALLHQAQRDSRALLFLDLHAHSTKLDVFMYCNAEQPMDAASSRLTSGLLPSLLEARCPWFGRADSSFRVEKSKEGTGRVVCGRDVGIACSYTLEASFFGPTALPTWPLPQSPELPSLQFASLNSSKTSANEFASSSDSSASAFVSSDSCSSGAPEQSPSALSAPRGGQEGLEAPSTSVPLASPTSCKALSELAVGGPSVSSPPAEIPFTGHSASSQRRSVSRAPAPSSACSRISTGSTRERRAKAGGKGPGSRRLDVEAASKALRQRDGFAPQERHPQTGLAVPGAAETTERLLTRTTDNPREQERPLKRGSNRDICVSCASGVRPREGKGRGSASASGGENSGRRVSSPPIETPESVRYNSETTRHNFAGDAPARFSSALPVPGDSKAFSGEKSVFPSRSESPPAETDAGSDDARSAFKSCSVPCVRTPWPGGALSSGVRTPGSGAGGVDDPAGVRTLGSAGSSSSFAGNSGVGGRTAARHFDPNDLQLTGYLLGLALYDWLRAIEAEAPHLLLPPQRSRTVDAATQTSRAASDEEASSGSRTAAWREKKRQMGRRERGRGGSRARPVSLERQGSGAEAWQTMERPHERERAEDEFVAVAKAEPRFAASHHAEPEVRKAGSAKDELDSEGLEGRLPPLIEASGRFPFSQNEAQSEAERHCVGSQDALAISNLVLEHTSRSATPSLPRSAGSLVSHRLAPLAFCRGSVPPLRFRFPSTCASPSLSPAWRRKLEVSLLRSRMLPGGPPSLPGPPLLPTKSVRLPEAGVSLFGESRESTDRSSKRGDSSSLACLRDGPLMSPRAFASALFVLRSPTRPRRPVVLRRVRSSGAERPVFLGPHGSQCLSRWLSGETREAENSGSARGPCLVSRDETAGEARANACTEEQRHAAPWEEAPLGGDPGDSHNFRTCAGDSNPEEDDFASRASRSPALLPARSEPTKEAASPPDSLRPGAAFPQRRETRGTQAASASSQRTAFLQQELFQRHGAGSRFSPAIQEGKQEERSILTRTTGQVPQDAAVKDVEPLRRPEARGFRKSGKREKRGKSGNGEKREKRETKKAKERKGEQEKQKAREKQIVQEKHAFLSCITLTGGDGAMADGRMAAPFSRACIVSEKNRIFSSLDTREIQQTEGVRPFAAGAFEPRTDVFSSSSVLSFSGPPSSPSAASLSLACSLPPAQSLGIKGLPRKRVATQHLLRGKTDSVEVEVENDERERRREKGTREKSRVAGGCSRKPPGVFAGPRRAPDPARFFPERQNETSEASEAFALLAQGSALAVAPRRKRPSPACSPPGRQETARTGRPEVFF, encoded by the exons ATGCCTGCTTTTTTCCGTGAGGCGAAACTGCACCATTTTGGGTCGGCCGTCTGCAGTTGTTCAAGGTCTTTGCTCGTTTCAGCCGGTGGCAGTTCCGAGCTGCTCAAGTTGACTGGCGCAAGTCGACCGCAGACACACG TGGTCGGAGTAGGGAAAGGCGCCCCGTCTCTCGTAGCTGCAGACGAACAGTTCAGACGAGACGGTGGCGCGAACAAAGGGGACaacggcgaggaagcgagagagaagggaaccTTCGGCCGACAAGTAGCTTCTCGGAGACTTCCATGGACGACGATGGCGGAGGTAACGCggcacagagacagccgaggagagacagacggggaCGTCGTTTCCACGCCGTCGCCCTCGCAAGTGCttcgagagagcagaagcgcCATCAAAAGAGAAGCTTCGTTTGCACTGGGTgcgtcgccgctctctctttcgactgtcaagtctgtctcctttctgcgaCCTCCGTGTTCTCCATCATCTCCCAGTCCGGCGTCTTCAAATGTCCGCCTGCAAGACGGTGTCGCGGCTGTGGTTCCTGAGGCTTGTCCTTCTGCCTCCCTTCGAGCTGGCTCAGGGCCTCCAGGCAAGTGTGCCGGAGTCTGCTCCCCAGACGCTgtctcgtcgtcctctcctctttgcgAGAACAGCGAACCTTCCAGTTCAGTGTTGACAAACGGGTCTCTTGGCATTCTTGTCCAGGCCACTGGCTACAGATATCTCCTAGGAGGCACTCTCGTCTACCACGATGAGTCTCACACGCTTCTCCGGCCCTCAAAACGACATGT CTCGTCTCCGGACGCAgtgctctctcctccactttcgCGTCTTGAGGCGACGAGCGCGGCGTCACCGCCTTGTTCCGCGGCCCCTCTGCCTCCTGACAAGGCGCTGCAGGACTCTGACTTTGCGCGAGTTCCacaagaagcgagagacgagacctTGGCATCtttctggggaaaaggtaGACCCGCACGGCCAGCTGGCTGTTGCTGCTGTCGCGGATGTCCCCGCCTTGCCTCAAGAAAACTTTcgagagctgcatgcagccgtgAAAGGTCCTCTCCTGATGTTTATAACCAGCGCGCTGGTGGAACGCCCCCTCGAACTGACGTATCTCCAAGCGTGGTGTCTCCGCAGTCCGAAGGTGACGCCTTCCGGACATCTCCCGGGGCGCCTGGAGCGCCGGACTCGACGGGATGTGGGCAGCAGTCAGTGGAGCCGCGACTGCGAGGCCAGGAAGGCAAGCTAGGACGGAAGCTAAGCGCGAAGCGAGCCAAAGACGCGAGTTCCGCAACAGAGAGGTGGGGGAAGTCTCCTTCTGCGTGTCGATgctgcgcgcatgcagccgctcTTGAGTCTCGCTATGGCCGGCAGGGTCCGGCCGCAGGCTTGCATCTGGGTGTTCCCGCGGAGCTCGCGAGTTCGGGTGTCTGCGCAGGAACGCGGGGCTCGGGATCCGCTAGCCGGTTGCCCAGAAGGCGCGGCTCTCCCGAGAGGCGCTGCTGCCTGTGTTGCTACACCAGCAGCGCAACACGTGAATTTGTCTCCCTTTTGCCCTTGGAGGCGAGGCCCCGAGACCCTCGGGACCTTCCCCTTGGCCTGCCGAAGCATGCGGAGCCGTGGCGAATCTCCCATGTGTCTCAGGTGGAGCACGAGGGATTGGGGACTCGAAGAAACTTGGCATTCTCGCCAGGAACGCGCACACCTGATGTG GTGGTTCCCCCGGATTCTCTTGTTTTCGATTCCCGGTTCGAGAGCG GGAACTTGAAGCTCGCTGTCCAGAGCTCGAGCCGGAAAGAAGAGTATCTGCTTCTGCTACGGCCAGACGCCCACACTGGACAAGTCAAGACTTcttggtttttcttctccgcatcGATGCAGCCACACCACAATGAGCGTCTCCCTTTCACTGTCAC gtTCAAGATCGCGAACCTCGTGAAGTccgagtctctcttcgcccACGGCATGCGCCCGTTGACGTTCTCAGTGGCTGAACAACGCGAGACGGGAGCTGCTGTCTGGAGACGGAGCAGCGAAACTGTGAAGTACTACCGAAACCGCTATCCGCGAAGCGCGGACATTGCGTGCCTGAACTCTGCGCTCGCGCCGCTGTGTCCGGGAAGAGGCGCCTGCGCCGCTTGTCCGAGCAGCTGCGGTGACGGCTCGGGTGTAGGTACAGCGCTCGCAGCTCGTCGAGACAGCGCAGCGTCtcgcgcgctgtctccgcagctcTGCGGAGGCCCTCAAGGCGACGCGAGCGCAACGGCGAACAACGCAAACAACAGATACTCGACGCTGGAGATCGCCTTCACTTTCAGGCGGCCGAACGACACAGTCTACTTCGCCtccgggtgtacgtacacctaCTCCCACCTCCTCGACGTCCTCCACTGCATCGAAAGCCACCCCGCAGCCGCCAAG CTGTGCAGTCAGGACGCTCTCTGTGCTACTCCAGGAGGCCTCGTCTGTCCTGTGCTCTGCATCACGAATCCCCTTCCAgacttctcttttccctcatcttctccgtcttctttagcttcatcttcttcctccccttcctcctctccgtcgaCTTCCGCTTCATCGTCACTTTCTTTTATTCCGtgctcgtcttcctttccttcttctgcttttgcatctgcttcaccttcttcctcttctctcgctcctgaCGCGCGGTGTCGCGgcagtctgtctcctcgcggaCGCCTGTCTGGATCGGCATCCGCCTCGCCgcgtgtctcgtctctcctcccaaACTCGGTTGCGACAGACcgtggtgcatgcagtgcgcGAAAAAGATGGAAGCctctcgacgcatgcaaggtCCCTCTATCCTTCGATTCCCGCAATCCCGGACTAGAGTACGCCGTCGCGGCGGCATTGCTTGACCCGCCCTGTCCCTCCTGCTCtcggcgcggagacagggacaGTCTCCAGACGGGGTCCAACCAgcgagcgcatgcattcgCCTCCGAAGAAGTAGCCAGTTCCTCCGAGGagcgcgagggagaagagaaaaagggagagatcgaggagacgacgagggagagaggggagacaggagagagaggagagagacgagagagaggggagagaggagagacagggagagaggcacATGAGACACACGCGCCTACCGAGGCCGAGGCTCTGCCCTACAGTCGGTGCTCGCTGTTGACGaggttctctccttctccgcccccactgcatgcgttgcaaAGGAGCGCGGGAGTTTGCAGCTCCTCAACCTCGGCAAAGCAACCGTTCCTGAGGTTCCCCTCTCAGACGCTCGGGGCTCGAGGATACGACAtgtgctctctctgtcgcgccaaagaagaaggcagagctGCTCCAGCTTCCCCGCGACTGGAAGTGACGACTGGCTCTTCAGAGGCTGCAAAGGACGACCCAAATGCCTGgggtggagaggaagaagctggcgaagagaaacagagagccgCCTCCCTTTCGCCGCCTGCCGGACGCCAGCAGCAACTCCCAAACGGGGACAGGAAAGCTGAGGCCAACGGTCGGGCCGCCACCACGCCGCGCCCTCTGAGGTGTATAGACAGTGGAAGGgtgggagaagaaggaggaaggaacCTCGGGACGCCTGCGGAAGGCCCAGACGGGAGGTTCCACGACCTCGCcggcgagcgaggagaagccgCCACTGTAGGgatggaaggagaagagggggaggcagcgagaggaacagacTGGCGAGGGCAGGATGCAGATACCATTTGGGGACGTTGCGttggaagaaggaggagagaagagactcatcagcacagcgaaggagaaggcaaCGCGGCGGGTGACTCGTTCACATCGATACATGTCTCGAGGAAAGCAAGATCTGCATCTTCTCTGCCATACCATTTCCCCTCtatttctgcgtcttcttcctcctaTCAATATTCTGCCTCCAATCCTCCACACCTCTCCCCTCTTAAGCGTCGCGCATCCTCTTCCCCCAACGTTTCCgcttgtctcccttcttcttcttctccttcctcgtcttcctcttctcctccctcttcttggtctttctccgcttcgtctcgcttGCCTGTGCGTCGATCGGGTCGGTCGTCGGACTGGTCTTGCACTTCGCGAGGAGGTTCCTCGGAGAAGTATTCCGTCTccgcgttttcgcttcgcATGCGTTCCTGCCGCTCGTGTCGGCGTCCCCTGGTCTCGCCCTGGGAGCGTCCGGTCTTGTTTATCTCCGCGCGAGTCCATCCcggagagagcagcgcgAGCTGGGTGCTGCAGGGCCTgctggcgtttcttctcgcaccCGCGGAGCCTCGCGCGAGTCTGCTCAGAGAAACGTTCCGCATTTTCGTGGTGCCGATGCTGAACGTCGACGGCGTCGTCCGCGGCAACAGCCGCTGTGCGCTTTGCGGCCAAGACTTGAACCGTGTCTGGCGGGAACCGGATCGGCGTTTCCATCCTTCGATCTTCTGCGCCAAGGCTCTCCTCCACCAAGCCCAGCGCGACAGTCGcgccctcctcttcctcgacctTCACGCGCACTCAACGAAGCTCGACGTTTTCAT GTACTGCAACGCCGAGCAACCGATGGATGCggcctcttcgcgtctcacCAGTGGCCTTCTGCCGTCTCTCCTGGAGGCCCGGTGTCCGTGGTTTGGGCGCGCAGACTCTTCGTTCCGCGTAGAGAAATCGAAGGAGGGAACTGGACGGGTCGTCTGTGGCCGCGATGTCGGCATTGCCTGTAGCTACACCTTAGAGGCTTCGTTCTTTGGACCCACCGCTCTGCCGACATGGCCTCTGCCTCAGTCCCCAGAactgccttctcttcagtTCGCCTCTCTCAACTCCTCAAAGACATCCGCAAATGAATTTGCCTCTTCCTCAGattcctccgcttctgcgttcgtttcctctgaCTCCTGTTCGTCTGGTGCACCTGAGCAGTCGCCTTCGGCGTTGTCGGCACCGCGTGGAGGCCAGGAGGGACTCGAGGCTCCTTCGACCTCTGTGCCTCTTGCCTCTCCTACTTCGTGTAAGGCCCTCTCGGAGCTCGCCGTTGGCGGACCtagtgtctcctcgcctccagcgGAGATTCCCTTCACAGGCCACAGCGCGTCCTCTCAGCGACGGAGTGTCTCTCGAGCTCctgcgccttcctctgcttgtTCCCGCATCTCCACCGGGTCTACTcgggagaggcgcgcgaAAGCTGGAGGCAAAGGGCCAGGCTCACGTCGGCTCGACGTAGAGGCAGCTTCGAAGGCCttgcggcagagagacggtTTCGCTCCCCAGGAGAGGCACCCGCAGACCGGCCTCGCAGTGCCGGGCGCGGCAGAAACGACAGAGCGGCTGCTCACCAGAACCACAGACAACCCAAGAGAGCAAGAGCGCCCTCTCAAGCGAGGCAGCAACCGCGACATCTGTGTGTCCTGCGCTTCCGGGGTGAGaccgcgagaaggaaaagggagaggcTCTGCGTCAGCCAGTGGAGGAGAAAATAGCGGGAGACGCGTCTCTTCGCCGCCTATTGAGACTCCCGAATCGGTCCGGTACAACTCCGAAACGACTCGTCACAACTTTGCCGGAGACGCGCCTGCGCGCTTTTCCTCGGCGTTACCGGTACCAGGGGACTCGAAAGCTTTCTCGGGAGAGAAATCGGTATTTCCTTCGCGTTCGGAGTCCCCGCCAGCCGAAACTGATGCCGGGAGCGACGACGCTCGAAGCGCCTTCAAGTCCTGTTCGGTTCCGTGCGTACGTACACCTTGGCCCGGCGGTGCACTGAgttcaggtgtacgtacacccgggaGCGGGGCTGGCGGGGTTGACGACCCcgcaggtgtacgtacacttgGAAGCGCGGGAAGCAGTTCGTCTTTTGCGGGGAATTCTGGAGTTGGCGGGCGAACAGCGGCCCGCCACTTCGATCCAAACGACTTGCAGCTCACTGGCTATCTTCTAGGGCTTGCTCTTTACGACTGGCTTCGCGCCATCGAGGCTGAGGCTCCTCATTTGCTTCTGCCTCCGCAGCGTTCTCGGACGGTCGACGCGGCGACGCAAACCTCTCGCGCGGCCTCCGACGAAGAGGCTTCCTCCGGCTCGCGGACCGCGGCctggcgagaaaaaaagcggcAAAtggggagacgcgagcgaggacgaggagggtCGAGGGCGCGGccagtctctctcgagagacagggaagcgGTGCTGAGGCCTGGCAAACCATGGAGAGACCtcacgagcgagagagggcTGAAGACGAGTTCGTCGCTGTCGCAAAGGCGGAGCCGCGATTCGCCGCTTCTCATCACGCCGAGCCGGAGGTGCGGAAGGCAGGAAGTGCAAAAGACGAGCTGGACTCTGAAGGACTGGAGGGCCGCTTGCCTCCCCTCATAGAAGCCTCAGGccgcttccctttctctcagAATGAAGCCCAGAGCGAGGCTGAGAGACACTGCGTTGGATCCCAGGATGCCCTGGCGATTAGCAACCTCGTTCTGGAACACACCTCGAGGTCTGCCACACCCTCTTTGCCTCGCAGCGCAGgttccctcgtctctcacCGACTCGCTCCGCTTGCTTTTTGTCGGGGCTCGGTGCCTCCCTTACGGTTTCGCTTCCCTTCGACTTGTGcctcgccctctctctctcccgcatGGCGCCGAAAGCTAgaggtctctcttcttcgctcgcgaaTGCTTCCCGGCGGcccgccgtctctccctgGGCCTCCGCTTCTGCCTACGAAGAGTGTACGGCTACCGGAAgccggcgtctctctcttcgggGAGTCGCGAGAGTCCACTGACCGCTCCAGCAAACGAGGAGACTCAAGCagtctcgcctgtctccgcgacgGTCCCCTCATGTCGCCCAGAGCGTTCGCCAGCGCCCTCTTTGTCTTACGAAGCCCCACAAGACCCAGGCGCCCTGTCGTCCTGCGCCGAGTCCGCTCCTCAGGCGCCGAGAGGCCTGTCTTCCTCGGCCCACACGGCTcccagtgtctctctcggtgGCTCTCAGGCGAGACGCGTGAGGCAGAGAACTCTGGTTCCGCGCGGGGGCCTTGTCTCGTTTCGAGGGACGAGACAGCGGGGGAGGCCAGggcgaacgcatgcacagaagaacagagacacgcagcTCCTTGGGAGGAAGCGCCGCTTGGTGGAGACCCTGGAGATTCCCACAATTTCCGGACATGCGCTGGAGACAGCAacccagaagaagacgacttTGCCTCTCGTGCGTCTCGCAGTCCTGCGTTGCTGCCAGCTCGGAGTGAGCCAACAAAGGAGGCGGCCTCACCTCCAGACAGTCTGAGGCCAGGCGCCGCCTTTCCCCAGCGCAGGGAGACGCGGGGAACACAGGCGGCTTCCGCATCCAGCCAGCGTACGGCGTTCCTTCAGCAGGAACTTTTTCAGCGCCATGGCGCGGGCAGCAGATTCTCACCAGCCAttcaagaaggaaaacaagaagagcgaagTATCTTAACGCGTACTACGGGGCAAGTGCCACAGGATGCCGCAGTCAAGGATGTCGAGCCTCTGCGAAGGCCGGAGGCCAGAGGCTTCAGGAAAagcggaaagagagagaagagagggaagagcggcaatggagagaagagggaaaagagagagacgaagaaggcgaaagagaggaagggagaacaagagaagcaaaaagcgcgagaaaagcaaatAGTCCAAGAGAAGCATGCTTTCCTGTCATGCATCACTTTGACTGGAGGTGATGGAGCCATGGCCGACGGGCGGATGGCCgcgcctttttctcgtgcatgcatcgtttcggagaaaaacaggatATTCTCGTCTTTGGACACAAGGGAGATTCAGCAGACAGAAGGTGTGAGGCCATTTGCTGCCGGCGCGTTTGAACCTCGCACAGatgttttctcctcctcgtctgtgcTGTCCTTTTCTGGCCCTCCGTCGTCGCCGTCTGcagcctctctttctcttgcgtgttcgcttcctcctgcCCAGTCCCTCGGCATCAAAGGCCTTCCTCGGAAGCGCGTCGCGACGCAGCATCTCttgagaggaaagacagacagcgTGGAGGTGGAGGTCGAGAACGACGAGCGCGAGAGGCGTCGAGAGAAggggacgcgagagaagagcagggtGGCGGGCGGCTGTTCGAGGAAGCCTCCCGGTGTCTTCGCAGGTCCGCGTCGAGCTCCCGACCctgctcgcttcttcccagAAAGACAAAACGAGACGAGCGAAGCAAGTGAAGCgttcgcgcttctcgcgcAGGGCTCTGCGCTGGCGGTCGCTCCACGCAGAAAACGGCCGTCTCCTGCGTGCTCCCCGccagggagacaggagaccgCGAGAACAGGCAGGCCGGAGGTTTTCTTCTAG